From Nitrospirota bacterium:
TTCCTTAAACACTGCTCCCCTTGCCTTTAGATATATCTTTTTTTCATTCAGGTCGAAAATAAAATAAATCTCGGATTTTTTTGCCAAAACGAGTTCTGCCTTAAGAAACAGGTTTTCCTCCCTGAGCCTGATCTTCTCGTCAGAGAGGGCATTCGTGCCGATAAAGACAATAACTAAAAGGGAAATTAACCTTAGCTTCATATCTAAAAGATGAAAATCTTTGTCCCGATTGACGATATATTAAATATTACCCTTAGGTCTTCGTCTCCGACCCTGATACATCCGTGGGTTACATTCCTTCCTAAGAGCCTCGTATAGAGGGTGCCGTGTATGAAATAGCCATTTCCAAAACCCAGTGCATAATCTCCTAAAACATTTTCTTCTACCCTGTCTTTAAATCTTTTTGGTATGCCCTCGCCCTCCTCTATGAATGCCCAGTCGGGTTTTATCCAGTTAGGGTCTGTAACCTTTGACTTAACGGAATACATGCCTCTTGGTGTATCAAAGACCCATCGTCTTTTCCCTGACGGGTCTTTAAGGATATTTCCGCTTCCGCTTGAGATTACTGCCTCCCTGATGGTCTTACCGCTGTTTCTAAGGAAAAGGAGATTTCTTCCTGTGTCTATGACTATGTATATGCCTTTTGGAGAAAGTCCTTCTATACTTCCTTTAAGGGACATGTTTTCTGCCCTTAGCCTGCCCAGATGGCTTTTTTTAGTCTTTACGGCTATATCCGGGCTTTTACTGCCTTGTCCTTCAAGATAATATCCAACACCTTCCAGCACTATGAATACTGCAAACAAAATGATAAAAAATCCGAGCAGTTTCTTTTTCCGCATCTCAGAGACCTTTCATCGTAGAGGAGATAGTGTTATCGTAGTCAACCGCCCCTACTATCGTAACTGGAGTTCCAATGTCTGCGATGCCAAAGAGCTCATCCATATGTTTATTGTCAAGCGAGATACATCCAAAGGTCATACCGCTTTTGCCACCGCCATGAATCTCCACAAGACCGCCTATCCCTGCATCAGCAGGGATAAGCCCTTTCCTCTTGGCAGAAGCAAATTGTCTTTTGTCTTCTTCGTTTGGGTAGTTTATCAGCAATGC
This genomic window contains:
- a CDS encoding L,D-transpeptidase: MRKKKLLGFFIILFAVFIVLEGVGYYLEGQGSKSPDIAVKTKKSHLGRLRAENMSLKGSIEGLSPKGIYIVIDTGRNLLFLRNSGKTIREAVISSGSGNILKDPSGKRRWVFDTPRGMYSVKSKVTDPNWIKPDWAFIEEGEGIPKRFKDRVEENVLGDYALGFGNGYFIHGTLYTRLLGRNVTHGCIRVGDEDLRVIFNISSIGTKIFIF